One part of the Rhizobium rhizogenes genome encodes these proteins:
- a CDS encoding ABC transporter ATP-binding protein, protein MVASQNNTYAPAIRFDADNRNDDAIIDARNIAVSFKVEHGTVEAVKDISFQLYRGETIAIVGESGSGKSVTARTVMGLLTKRASVSKSATVRFNGDDILKFSSRQRRALRGNRISMIFQEPMSSLNPIYTIGSQIVEAIRVHSKLSKKQAEARALDLLRQVQIPEPEARLKQYPHQLSGGQRQRVMIAMALSNDPDVLIADEPTTALDVTVQAQILNLIRDLQKKRGMAVVLITHDLTIVKQFSDYVYVMQHGEMREHNTTEKLFEAPHHPYTKKLLGSEPHGTAKPLPENSGVLLTASGVRVSFMMRYGGLFKPELKELIAVDSLGLTLRRHETLGLVGESGSGKTTFGQSLLRLNEPVGGEVVFDGERVDGRSRAQMRPLRSRMQIVFQDPFASLNPRMTIGQIIEEGLIINGLGKTKAERLERVRDALEAAGMPGNILSRFPHEFSGGQRQRIAIARAVALEPEFILLDEPTSALDLSVQAQIIDLLRKLQDERGLSYLFISHDLKVVRALCHRVIVMQSGRIVEEGPVEDVLTHPKTEYTQRLVRAAFEIA, encoded by the coding sequence ATGGTAGCTAGCCAGAACAACACATACGCCCCCGCGATCCGCTTCGATGCTGATAATCGCAACGACGACGCCATCATCGACGCCCGCAATATCGCCGTGAGCTTCAAGGTGGAGCACGGCACTGTCGAAGCGGTGAAGGACATTTCCTTCCAGCTCTACCGGGGAGAGACGATTGCCATCGTCGGCGAATCCGGTTCGGGGAAATCGGTGACGGCGCGCACCGTCATGGGTCTTTTGACGAAGCGGGCTTCCGTTTCGAAATCCGCGACAGTGCGGTTCAACGGCGATGACATATTGAAGTTTTCGAGCCGCCAGCGCCGGGCACTGCGTGGCAATCGCATCTCGATGATCTTTCAGGAGCCGATGAGTTCGCTGAACCCGATCTATACGATCGGTAGCCAGATCGTCGAGGCGATCCGCGTGCACTCGAAACTGAGCAAGAAGCAGGCCGAGGCGAGGGCGCTCGATCTTCTGCGGCAGGTGCAGATACCGGAACCGGAAGCGCGGCTGAAGCAATATCCGCACCAGCTTTCCGGCGGCCAGCGGCAGCGTGTGATGATCGCCATGGCGCTCTCCAACGATCCGGACGTGCTGATTGCCGACGAACCGACCACCGCGCTCGATGTAACGGTGCAGGCGCAGATCCTCAATCTCATCCGCGACCTGCAGAAAAAGCGCGGCATGGCCGTGGTGCTCATCACCCATGACCTGACCATCGTGAAGCAGTTTTCCGATTACGTCTACGTCATGCAGCATGGCGAGATGCGCGAGCACAACACCACGGAAAAGCTCTTCGAAGCGCCGCATCACCCCTATACGAAAAAGCTGCTCGGCTCCGAACCACATGGCACCGCAAAGCCGCTGCCGGAAAATTCCGGTGTGCTGCTGACTGCGAGTGGCGTGCGCGTTTCCTTCATGATGCGTTACGGCGGGTTGTTCAAACCGGAATTGAAAGAATTGATCGCCGTCGACAGCCTCGGCCTGACCCTCAGGCGGCACGAGACGCTGGGGCTCGTTGGTGAATCCGGTTCCGGCAAGACCACTTTCGGGCAATCGCTGCTGCGGCTGAACGAGCCGGTGGGCGGCGAGGTGGTCTTCGATGGCGAGAGGGTCGATGGCCGCTCCCGCGCTCAAATGCGGCCCCTGCGTTCGCGTATGCAGATCGTCTTTCAGGACCCTTTCGCCTCGCTCAATCCGCGCATGACCATCGGCCAGATCATCGAGGAAGGCCTCATCATCAACGGTCTGGGCAAAACCAAGGCCGAAAGACTGGAGCGGGTGCGCGATGCGCTGGAGGCGGCGGGCATGCCCGGCAATATCCTCTCACGGTTCCCGCATGAATTCTCAGGTGGTCAGCGCCAGCGCATCGCCATTGCCCGTGCGGTGGCGCTGGAGCCGGAATTCATCCTGCTCGATGAGCCAACCTCGGCGCTCGATCTTTCCGTGCAGGCGCAGATCATCGATCTCCTGCGCAAGCTGCAGGATGAGCGAGGCCTGAGCTACCTGTTCATCTCGCATGACCTGAAGGTGGTGCGCGCACTCTGCCACCGCGTCATCGTTATGCAAAGCGGGCGCATCGTTGAGGAAGGCCCCGTCGAGGACGTTCTTACCCACCCAAAAACCGAATATACTCAGCGGCTTGTACGAGCCGCCTTCGAAATCGCTTGA
- a CDS encoding alpha-glucosidase/alpha-galactosidase, which produces MSFKIAIIGAGSVGFTKKLFTDLLCVPEFRDIEVALTDISQHNLDMIKAILEKIVEANGFPVKVTADTNRRRALEGAKYIISCVRVGGLEAYADDIRIPLKYGIDQCVGDTICAGGILYGQRNIPVILDFCKDIREVAAPGAKFLNYANPMAMNTWAAIEYGKVDTVGLCHGVQHGAEQIAEILGAKSVSELDYICSGINHQTWFIDLRLNGRKIGKEELVAAFEAHPVFSQQEKLRIDVLKRFGVYSTESNGHLSEYLPWYRKRPEEIARWIDMSDWIHGETGGYLRHSTETRNWFETEFPQFLASAAKPIDPAKRSNEHASHILEALETGRVYRGHFNLKNNGVISNLPADAIIESPGFVDRFGINMVSDITLPEACAATCMASINVQRMSVHAAVSGDIDLLKLAVLHDPLVGAVATPEEVWQMVDEMVVAQARWLPQYADAVPAAKERLAKSSVKTRDWAGAARRNVRSIEELRAEKSALKKAV; this is translated from the coding sequence ATGAGTTTCAAAATCGCTATTATTGGCGCAGGCAGCGTCGGTTTCACGAAAAAACTGTTCACCGATCTCCTGTGCGTGCCGGAGTTTCGCGATATCGAGGTCGCGCTGACGGATATCAGCCAGCACAATCTCGATATGATCAAGGCGATCCTTGAAAAGATCGTCGAGGCCAATGGTTTCCCGGTGAAGGTGACGGCCGATACCAATCGCCGCCGGGCGCTGGAGGGCGCGAAATACATCATCAGCTGCGTGCGGGTCGGCGGTCTGGAAGCCTATGCCGATGATATCCGTATTCCGCTGAAATACGGCATCGACCAATGTGTGGGCGATACGATCTGCGCCGGCGGCATCCTCTATGGCCAGCGCAACATTCCCGTCATTCTGGATTTCTGCAAGGATATCCGTGAAGTCGCGGCCCCGGGTGCAAAATTCCTGAACTATGCCAACCCCATGGCCATGAACACCTGGGCAGCCATCGAATATGGCAAGGTCGATACGGTCGGTCTCTGCCACGGCGTGCAGCATGGTGCGGAACAGATCGCCGAAATTCTTGGCGCCAAAAGCGTGTCCGAGCTGGATTACATCTGCTCCGGCATCAACCACCAGACATGGTTCATTGATCTGCGGCTCAACGGCCGCAAGATCGGCAAGGAAGAGTTGGTCGCCGCCTTCGAGGCGCATCCGGTCTTCTCGCAGCAGGAGAAGTTGCGCATCGACGTGCTGAAGCGCTTCGGCGTCTATTCGACCGAAAGCAACGGCCATCTCTCGGAATATCTGCCGTGGTATCGCAAGCGGCCGGAGGAAATCGCCCGCTGGATCGACATGTCCGACTGGATTCACGGTGAAACCGGCGGGTATCTGCGCCACTCCACCGAAACGCGCAACTGGTTCGAAACCGAATTTCCGCAGTTTCTCGCCTCGGCTGCCAAGCCGATCGATCCGGCAAAGCGCTCCAACGAACATGCCAGCCATATTCTCGAGGCGCTGGAGACGGGACGCGTCTATCGCGGCCATTTCAACCTCAAGAACAATGGTGTCATCAGCAATCTGCCGGCTGACGCCATCATCGAGTCGCCCGGCTTCGTCGACCGTTTCGGCATCAACATGGTGTCGGACATCACGCTGCCGGAAGCCTGCGCTGCCACCTGCATGGCCTCGATTAATGTGCAGCGCATGTCAGTGCATGCGGCGGTGAGCGGCGATATCGATCTCTTGAAGCTTGCCGTGCTGCATGACCCGCTGGTCGGTGCCGTCGCAACGCCGGAGGAGGTCTGGCAGATGGTGGACGAGATGGTTGTCGCGCAGGCGCGCTGGCTGCCGCAATATGCCGATGCCGTGCCGGCGGCGAAGGAACGGCTTGCCAAATCCAGCGTCAAGACCCGTGACTGGGCGGGGGCTGCGCGCCGTAACGTGCGTTCCATCGAGGAATTGCGGGCCGAAAAATCGGCGCTGAAAAAGGCTGTTTGA
- a CDS encoding AraC family transcriptional regulator — MGNFVLRDLIDQGPGMRTVSLPRGRQTLHTMPTSSGYEIRRGGNYDWDGRKRGQTPFTVLQYCIGGQGNLRYENRHYVVKPGETLLLLIPHNHRYWLEDGKEWEFFWISMNGEEALRIHRNILAVTGPILKLQPETVDHLAECCSRLVNGAETPGAASAVAYEAAMTLYDDVFGSHPSFGGEYRTLQQVLSYIDSHLGERLSVSDLAAVAGLSRAHFSRIFTASEGLPPAEFVLQRRLRRAAKLLTTAGNIPVKEVSVLCGFEDPNYFSKVFRRLYGTNPSEFRTTGMYASVRQDGS; from the coding sequence ATGGGTAATTTTGTGCTGCGCGATTTGATCGATCAGGGGCCCGGCATGCGCACCGTCTCGCTGCCGCGCGGCCGCCAGACGCTGCACACCATGCCAACCAGCAGCGGTTATGAAATCCGCCGCGGCGGCAATTATGACTGGGATGGGCGCAAACGCGGCCAGACGCCCTTCACGGTGCTGCAATATTGCATCGGCGGACAGGGCAACCTGCGTTACGAGAACCGCCATTATGTGGTGAAGCCGGGTGAAACCCTGCTGCTGCTGATCCCGCACAATCACCGCTACTGGCTGGAAGACGGCAAGGAATGGGAGTTCTTCTGGATTTCCATGAATGGCGAAGAGGCGCTGCGCATTCACCGCAACATCCTCGCCGTCACCGGCCCGATCCTCAAGCTCCAGCCCGAAACCGTCGATCACCTTGCCGAATGCTGCTCACGCCTCGTCAATGGCGCGGAAACGCCGGGAGCCGCCTCCGCCGTTGCCTATGAGGCGGCGATGACGCTTTATGACGATGTCTTCGGCTCGCACCCGTCTTTCGGCGGTGAATATCGTACCCTGCAACAGGTGTTGAGCTATATAGACAGCCACCTCGGCGAGCGGCTTTCGGTCAGCGATCTTGCGGCGGTGGCCGGCCTCAGCCGCGCGCATTTTTCCCGCATCTTCACGGCGAGCGAAGGCCTGCCGCCGGCTGAATTCGTGCTGCAGCGGCGATTGCGGCGGGCGGCAAAACTGCTGACCACGGCCGGGAATATTCCCGTCAAGGAAGTGTCCGTACTGTGCGGTTTCGAGGACCCGAACTATTTTTCCAAGGTCTTTCGCAGGCTCTATGGCACCAACCCCAGCGAATTTCGCACCACCGGCATGTATGCGAGCGTCCGGCAGGACGGAAGCTGA
- a CDS encoding DMT family transporter: MNGHGQSEKRENPRETDTRAGVGWLLLDMALVSGGMTALVKAQGVTYPAFQLVFIRAMIGLIFILPLIWRHRMEMLRVKYPWRNLFRICCNAIALTSNFIAITLLPLATVNAVGFSRPLVTMAMAVAFLGERVSRYRWAGACLAFAGVLVVIGPGGAEFNAGVLVVLVSVVFGALAVIQTRALRQENTTVMMVFYTVGLAVITAVPAIWTWKPVAPLDWGPLLAIGLLAQMGQYCFLRAYRIADASVLAPVGYLSILFVTAVGYFLFDEVPETRVVLGIAIILVSLQSTALVEYVLKTLRRRK, encoded by the coding sequence GTGAATGGCCACGGGCAAAGCGAAAAACGGGAAAACCCGCGCGAAACGGATACGCGCGCGGGTGTCGGCTGGCTGCTTCTGGATATGGCCCTCGTTTCGGGTGGAATGACGGCGCTCGTCAAGGCGCAGGGCGTTACCTATCCCGCCTTTCAGCTCGTCTTCATCAGGGCCATGATCGGCCTCATCTTTATCCTGCCGCTCATCTGGCGGCATCGGATGGAGATGCTGCGCGTCAAATATCCCTGGCGCAACCTTTTCCGCATCTGCTGCAACGCCATTGCGCTTACCAGCAATTTCATCGCCATCACCCTGCTGCCGCTTGCCACCGTCAACGCCGTCGGCTTTTCCCGACCGCTGGTGACGATGGCGATGGCGGTTGCCTTTCTCGGCGAAAGGGTGAGCCGATATCGCTGGGCAGGGGCCTGTCTTGCCTTTGCCGGTGTGCTCGTCGTTATCGGGCCGGGTGGGGCGGAGTTTAACGCAGGCGTGCTTGTCGTCCTTGTGTCGGTGGTGTTCGGCGCGCTCGCCGTGATCCAGACCCGGGCGCTGCGGCAGGAAAACACCACGGTCATGATGGTGTTTTATACCGTCGGCCTTGCCGTCATCACTGCCGTTCCGGCGATCTGGACATGGAAGCCGGTTGCGCCGCTCGACTGGGGTCCGCTGCTGGCCATCGGGCTTCTGGCGCAGATGGGGCAATATTGCTTTCTGCGGGCCTATCGTATCGCCGATGCCAGCGTCCTTGCCCCCGTCGGTTATCTCTCGATCCTGTTCGTCACGGCTGTCGGATATTTCCTGTTTGACGAGGTGCCGGAAACCCGCGTGGTGCTCGGCATTGCCATCATCCTCGTTTCGCTGCAGTCAACCGCACTTGTGGAATATGTCCTCAAGACGCTGCGCCGCCGGAAATAA
- a CDS encoding ABC transporter permease encodes MLRFLTIRVASAIPVLLILSVVTFAIIQAPPGDYADYIRSQLMNQGGASFEQAEAQAQAYRVEHGLDQPLVVQYFNWIGGIVTRGDFGYSFYYNKPVADVVGERLPRTIALALVCHIFASILGIAFGIWAATRQYSWVDNLLSTVAFLGMTIPRFLMALILVYLMVFHFDVSEIGSFFSPQYGGAPWSWGKFVDLVSHVWPVVAIAVFGGLAYNMRVMRGNLLDTLNAQYVETARAKGLSEGAVIMRHAVPNAVHPLVMYQGVVLPYMLSGEIETAIIFALPTVGPAIVGSMAVGDVYVTATFMMVLAATLIVGNIIADMLLAMLDPRVREFGRA; translated from the coding sequence ATGCTGAGATTTCTGACGATACGCGTGGCATCCGCCATTCCGGTGCTGTTGATCCTGAGCGTGGTGACCTTCGCCATCATCCAGGCGCCGCCCGGCGATTATGCCGACTATATCCGCTCGCAGCTTATGAACCAGGGCGGGGCGTCCTTCGAACAGGCGGAAGCGCAGGCGCAGGCCTATCGTGTCGAACACGGCCTCGATCAGCCGCTTGTCGTGCAATATTTCAACTGGATCGGCGGCATCGTGACCCGCGGCGATTTCGGTTACAGCTTCTATTACAACAAGCCGGTTGCCGATGTGGTTGGCGAACGCCTGCCGCGCACCATTGCGCTGGCGCTGGTCTGCCACATCTTCGCATCCATTCTCGGCATCGCTTTCGGCATCTGGGCGGCCACACGGCAATATTCCTGGGTCGACAACCTGCTCTCCACCGTCGCCTTCCTCGGCATGACGATCCCGCGCTTCCTGATGGCGCTGATCCTCGTCTATCTCATGGTGTTTCATTTCGACGTGTCGGAGATCGGCAGCTTCTTTTCGCCGCAATATGGCGGTGCGCCGTGGTCGTGGGGCAAATTCGTCGATCTCGTCAGCCATGTCTGGCCGGTGGTCGCCATCGCCGTCTTCGGTGGGCTGGCCTATAATATGCGGGTGATGCGCGGCAATCTGCTCGATACGCTGAATGCGCAATATGTCGAGACGGCCCGCGCCAAGGGTCTTTCGGAAGGCGCGGTCATCATGCGCCATGCGGTGCCGAATGCCGTGCATCCGCTCGTCATGTATCAGGGCGTTGTGTTGCCCTACATGCTGAGTGGCGAAATCGAGACGGCCATCATCTTCGCACTGCCGACCGTCGGTCCGGCCATCGTCGGCTCCATGGCGGTGGGCGACGTCTATGTCACCGCGACCTTCATGATGGTGCTGGCCGCGACGCTGATCGTCGGCAACATCATCGCCGATATGCTGCTGGCCATGCTTGACCCACGCGTTCGCGAATTCGGGAGGGCCTGA
- a CDS encoding ABC transporter substrate-binding protein: MLLQRRIGIISALGLGVSMIALNANAFETTTPPEPPQFPAEGKINYVARDSILEFKALPSYSEPDWVSEKFEKTGKLPPLKERLPEEPLVYKAANMPDGAGVYGDTMRHVVGGRPEGWNYIAGQSQGWGGIDIALSECLTRTAPLFQVDAKDTEPLPNLAKSWEWSEDGHKLTMHLVKGAKWSDGEAFNADDVMFYWEDAVVDPNVSPLGGGASPEAFGEGTTLTKIDDYTVEWTFKAAFPKQYLYTMAYPSFCPGPSHILKPQHPKYSKNTYNQFKNAFPPEYMNMPVMGAWVPVAYRPDDIIVLRRNPYYWKVDEKGQQLPYLNEVHYKLSTWADRDVQAVAGSGDFSNLEQPENFVASLKRAADPNAPARLAFGPRLIGYNLQMNFSANGWGNPDERGQAIRELNRNEVFRQAVTSALDRKAIGDSLVKGPFTAIYPGGISSGTSFYDRASTVYYPFNLEAAKAALASIGLKDTDGDGFLNFPKETLGGRNVEITLLVNNGYATDKSLAEGLVGQMAKLGLRVVINSLDSNQRDAAHYGGQFDWLVRRNSTELSSVVQNTEQLAPVGPRTSWNHRSPEGKELDLMPFEKEMADLVRKFISSQDNAERAELMKQYQKVYTQNLYTIGLTEYPGALIVNKRFSNVPQGTPIFMFNWAEDAIIRERLWVAADKQGKYELFPEQLPGKPGEGGPIN; encoded by the coding sequence ATGTTACTTCAACGCAGGATCGGTATCATCTCGGCACTGGGACTTGGTGTTTCGATGATCGCACTTAATGCGAATGCCTTCGAGACCACCACACCGCCCGAGCCGCCGCAATTTCCGGCCGAAGGCAAGATCAATTATGTCGCGCGCGACTCGATCCTCGAATTCAAGGCGCTGCCGAGCTATAGCGAACCCGACTGGGTCAGCGAGAAATTCGAAAAGACCGGCAAGCTGCCGCCGCTGAAGGAGCGCCTGCCGGAAGAGCCGCTGGTCTATAAGGCCGCGAACATGCCTGATGGCGCCGGCGTTTATGGTGACACCATGCGTCATGTGGTCGGCGGCCGGCCGGAGGGCTGGAATTACATTGCCGGCCAGAGCCAGGGTTGGGGCGGCATCGATATCGCCCTTTCCGAATGCCTGACGCGCACCGCGCCGCTTTTCCAGGTGGATGCCAAGGACACCGAACCGCTGCCCAATCTGGCCAAAAGCTGGGAATGGTCCGAGGACGGCCACAAGCTGACGATGCATCTCGTCAAGGGAGCCAAGTGGTCGGATGGCGAAGCCTTCAACGCCGATGACGTGATGTTCTATTGGGAAGATGCCGTCGTCGATCCCAATGTCTCCCCGCTCGGCGGCGGTGCGTCGCCCGAGGCTTTCGGTGAGGGAACGACGCTCACGAAGATCGATGACTACACCGTCGAATGGACCTTCAAGGCGGCTTTTCCCAAGCAATATCTCTATACCATGGCCTATCCGAGCTTCTGCCCCGGACCGTCGCATATTCTCAAACCCCAGCATCCGAAATATTCCAAGAACACCTATAACCAGTTCAAGAACGCTTTCCCGCCGGAATATATGAACATGCCGGTGATGGGCGCATGGGTGCCGGTCGCCTATCGGCCCGATGATATCATCGTGCTCAGGCGCAATCCCTATTACTGGAAGGTTGATGAAAAGGGCCAGCAGCTGCCCTACCTCAACGAGGTCCATTACAAGCTTTCCACCTGGGCGGACCGCGATGTGCAGGCAGTCGCCGGGTCGGGCGATTTCTCCAATCTCGAACAGCCGGAGAACTTCGTCGCCTCGCTGAAGCGCGCCGCCGATCCCAATGCGCCGGCCCGCCTTGCCTTTGGGCCGCGGCTTATCGGCTATAATCTGCAGATGAATTTTTCCGCCAATGGCTGGGGCAATCCGGATGAGCGCGGACAGGCGATCCGCGAGCTGAACCGCAACGAGGTATTCCGTCAGGCCGTGACATCGGCCCTCGACCGCAAGGCGATTGGCGACTCGCTGGTGAAGGGGCCGTTCACGGCGATCTATCCGGGCGGCATTTCGTCGGGCACCAGCTTTTATGATCGCGCCTCCACGGTCTATTATCCTTTCAACCTCGAGGCCGCCAAGGCAGCACTTGCCTCTATCGGCCTGAAGGATACCGATGGTGATGGCTTCCTGAATTTCCCCAAGGAAACGCTTGGTGGCCGCAACGTCGAAATTACCCTTCTCGTCAATAACGGCTATGCGACGGACAAGAGCCTCGCGGAAGGTCTCGTCGGCCAGATGGCGAAACTCGGCCTGCGCGTCGTCATCAACAGCCTGGATTCCAACCAGCGTGATGCCGCCCATTATGGCGGACAGTTCGACTGGCTGGTGCGGCGCAATTCCACCGAGCTTTCATCCGTGGTGCAGAATACCGAGCAGCTTGCCCCTGTTGGCCCGCGCACCAGCTGGAACCACCGCTCGCCCGAAGGCAAGGAACTCGATCTGATGCCGTTCGAGAAGGAGATGGCCGATCTGGTGCGGAAATTCATCTCCTCGCAGGACAATGCCGAACGGGCCGAGCTGATGAAGCAATATCAGAAGGTCTACACGCAGAACCTCTATACGATTGGTCTCACCGAATATCCCGGTGCACTCATCGTCAACAAGCGCTTCTCGAATGTGCCGCAGGGTACGCCGATCTTCATGTTCAACTGGGCTGAAGACGCCATCATCCGCGAACGCCTGTGGGTCGCGGCCGACAAGCAGGGCAAATACGAACTTTTCCCTGAACAGCTTCCCGGCAAGCCGGGCGAGGGTGGCCCGATCAACTAA
- a CDS encoding ABC transporter permease, whose protein sequence is MMAFDEVKNETAVTPKPERGTQGNESYLALVWRRLRRSFTGMVGLVLVVLLILIAVFADFFAPMNPLETHGSFSPPQVVRFSDKDGNISLAPRVYAIAETEELDPVTFQPIVGPDYDNPVYLGFFVKGVEYRLLGLIPMNRHFFGSTDGQPVHFLGTDKFGRDVLSRAIYGSRISLAIALSVVAIVTVIGTSVGLISGYFGGPLDAWVQRFVEVVLAFPQLPLYLALTSLIPVTAPTTVFLVFVVGVMSALGWAQMSREVRGKTLALARIDYVRAAIAVGATDRRIIFQHILPNVMSHVIVAVTLHIPSVVLLESFLGFLGFAVKPPLISWGLMLQDTATYSVIGSYPWILAPVGFVLVTVFAFNALGDGLRDAVDPY, encoded by the coding sequence ATGATGGCGTTTGACGAAGTGAAAAACGAAACCGCCGTCACCCCCAAGCCTGAACGCGGCACGCAGGGTAATGAGTCCTATCTCGCGCTGGTATGGCGGCGTCTCAGGCGCTCATTCACCGGCATGGTCGGGCTGGTGCTGGTGGTGCTGCTGATCCTGATTGCCGTCTTTGCGGATTTCTTCGCGCCGATGAACCCGCTCGAAACCCATGGCAGCTTTTCGCCGCCGCAGGTGGTTCGGTTCAGCGACAAGGATGGCAATATCAGCCTCGCGCCGCGCGTCTATGCCATTGCCGAAACGGAAGAGCTTGATCCAGTCACCTTCCAGCCCATCGTCGGGCCGGATTACGACAATCCCGTTTATCTCGGTTTCTTCGTCAAAGGCGTGGAATACAGGCTTCTGGGTCTCATTCCGATGAACCGGCATTTCTTCGGCTCGACGGACGGCCAGCCGGTGCATTTTCTCGGAACCGATAAATTCGGACGCGACGTGCTGTCGCGCGCCATCTACGGTTCGCGTATCTCGCTCGCCATCGCGCTTAGCGTTGTGGCCATCGTCACCGTCATCGGCACCAGTGTCGGTCTGATATCTGGCTATTTCGGCGGGCCGCTGGATGCCTGGGTGCAGCGTTTCGTGGAAGTGGTTCTCGCTTTCCCGCAATTGCCGCTTTATCTCGCGCTGACGTCTCTCATCCCGGTCACCGCGCCAACCACCGTGTTCCTCGTCTTCGTGGTCGGTGTCATGTCGGCGCTCGGCTGGGCGCAGATGTCGCGGGAGGTGCGCGGCAAGACGCTGGCGCTGGCGCGTATCGATTATGTGCGCGCCGCCATTGCCGTTGGGGCGACCGACCGGCGTATCATCTTCCAGCATATTCTGCCGAATGTAATGAGTCATGTGATCGTCGCCGTGACGCTGCATATTCCAAGCGTCGTGCTGCTCGAATCCTTCCTCGGTTTCCTCGGCTTTGCGGTGAAGCCGCCGCTCATCTCCTGGGGGCTGATGCTGCAGGACACCGCAACCTATTCCGTCATCGGTTCCTATCCGTGGATTCTCGCACCGGTCGGTTTCGTGCTGGTCACCGTCTTCGCCTTCAACGCGCTCGGCGATGGCCTGCGCGATGCCGTCGACCCCTATTGA